The Sporomusa termitida genome has a window encoding:
- a CDS encoding AAA family ATPase has protein sequence MHELSAVLLGSPEVYWNGKRVFFPFAKMEALLYYLLVKRKATREELAALLWQEMEDGAARKNLRNTLYLLKKLTSETLLLTPSRANVLLNTETVSITTDFQEFNEVSPAESLVLYRGEFLAGFACKDAEAFETWVNRRRESCKEDLLARLTKVIVARLNNKDYSAAERYLKQLITLDEYNESAYRTLMKVYERAGAVNKSLAVYDGLQAKLSSELGIGPQDKTREAYERIRAKMVNQLVVPAEQAAENFFGRKRELLWLQRLVADFCAGCSPCVWAIVSGEQGVGKTEIVQRLQETLAADCVTVLRTQCYQAEQDYPYKAWNQIFCQAMELLSQRGVVLPAIWYQIIASVFPAVLGNQTVACQSQAVNGYNIHSGMIEEVMGGILEKVAAPRKVLLLIDDVQWLDIQGWSVLRQLLRSGRQQLLCITTCRTDYQEQIELFSGNARQEGLVETLILENFSREEVVRFSELMLPADKLTAGLQQKLYEYTDGNALFLVESFKLIKMGQNVNRLSPRLRSVLHEQVNTLADNARKVLDVMSAFFNDVGFNELLAVCGMNEFEIVEAIEELQHRRLIQEMPGSVPGGRGPVYKYNHIRIRSYIYAELSSSRKQMIHRRAGRYLEELMDKEAWGRDLYSEILYHYAQIDEKIKILEYTIKLAERFCCPQYELFPEFSDWPRGNGFILDNKLQIMHYLDKIKALLAALEQEYVPQASLSRFRAAYLEMLGRYYIWRGEHLAGLRAIHQLLRLAAKKSFIDYTVKGYQQIIYCGIQIRNPKLIELFANKLLQTAQAASLAEKQAVIQRFLGIAYALRRQTGRAEQYYRQSIAYYKRLGERPGEFNLHIAAGYNYIGDVRRMEGKLAEALYYYDQAIRVAGRNQSSAGVVIFLVNAGHAAYDLAEYGKAFAYLSEALALEAQYGEYQGYWCLRSYCTLHCLLALLAVKDNSLQQGRSYLEKADEFLQRYHDLYQAGLIARAKLEIGVRMQQDARLQAVFADYLPLPVEEYYRHGQGFFSKTGNTFEQITLDKLYLAAGGGGKIILHNKKPAQG, from the coding sequence TTTGCTAAATACCGAAACCGTCAGCATTACTACCGATTTCCAGGAATTTAACGAGGTCTCCCCGGCCGAATCGCTGGTATTATACCGGGGGGAGTTTCTGGCGGGATTTGCCTGTAAAGATGCGGAAGCTTTTGAAACCTGGGTCAACCGCCGGCGGGAGAGCTGTAAAGAGGACCTGCTTGCCCGGCTGACCAAGGTTATTGTTGCCCGGCTTAATAATAAAGATTATAGTGCGGCCGAACGTTATCTTAAGCAGCTTATTACGCTGGACGAATATAATGAGAGTGCGTACCGAACGCTGATGAAGGTGTATGAGCGGGCCGGGGCTGTAAATAAGTCGCTTGCTGTCTATGATGGTTTACAGGCCAAGCTTAGCAGCGAACTGGGCATCGGCCCGCAAGACAAAACCCGGGAGGCTTATGAACGTATCAGGGCCAAAATGGTTAATCAGCTGGTTGTGCCGGCCGAGCAGGCGGCCGAGAATTTTTTCGGTCGCAAGCGCGAGCTGCTATGGCTGCAGCGGCTTGTGGCTGACTTTTGCGCAGGCTGCTCACCGTGCGTATGGGCGATTGTAAGCGGTGAGCAGGGAGTGGGGAAAACAGAAATTGTCCAGCGGCTGCAGGAAACGCTGGCTGCCGACTGTGTAACGGTTTTGCGAACCCAGTGTTATCAGGCTGAACAGGATTATCCCTATAAAGCCTGGAATCAAATCTTTTGCCAGGCAATGGAGCTGCTATCGCAGCGCGGTGTGGTACTGCCTGCCATCTGGTATCAGATTATTGCCTCTGTGTTTCCGGCAGTTCTCGGTAATCAGACCGTAGCCTGCCAGAGCCAGGCCGTCAACGGCTATAATATTCATTCCGGTATGATTGAAGAGGTTATGGGCGGTATTTTAGAGAAGGTTGCCGCCCCCAGAAAGGTACTTTTGCTTATTGATGATGTTCAATGGCTGGATATTCAGGGCTGGTCTGTATTGCGCCAGTTGCTGCGGTCCGGGCGGCAGCAACTGTTATGTATAACAACCTGCCGCACCGATTATCAGGAACAAATTGAGTTGTTCAGCGGCAACGCCAGGCAGGAGGGCCTGGTCGAAACCCTTATACTCGAAAATTTTAGCCGGGAAGAGGTTGTCAGATTTTCGGAGTTGATGCTCCCGGCTGATAAGCTTACGGCCGGGCTGCAGCAAAAGCTGTATGAGTATACGGACGGCAACGCCCTGTTTTTAGTGGAAAGCTTTAAGTTAATTAAGATGGGACAAAATGTGAACCGCCTGTCGCCACGCCTGCGGAGTGTGTTGCATGAGCAGGTTAATACGCTGGCGGACAATGCCAGAAAAGTGCTGGATGTCATGTCGGCATTTTTTAATGACGTGGGCTTCAACGAGTTGCTGGCTGTTTGCGGGATGAACGAGTTTGAAATTGTGGAAGCCATTGAGGAATTGCAGCACAGGCGGCTCATTCAGGAAATGCCCGGATCAGTTCCGGGGGGAAGAGGGCCTGTGTACAAATATAACCATATCCGGATCAGAAGCTATATTTATGCAGAATTGTCTTCCTCCAGAAAACAGATGATCCACAGGCGGGCCGGCCGCTATCTGGAAGAACTGATGGATAAAGAGGCCTGGGGCCGGGACTTATATTCAGAGATTCTGTACCACTATGCGCAGATTGACGAAAAAATAAAAATCCTGGAATATACGATTAAGCTGGCCGAAAGATTTTGCTGTCCCCAATATGAATTGTTTCCTGAATTTAGTGATTGGCCGAGAGGGAATGGCTTTATTCTGGATAATAAATTGCAAATCATGCATTATTTGGATAAGATCAAAGCGTTGTTGGCCGCGCTGGAGCAGGAATATGTGCCGCAGGCGAGTTTAAGCCGGTTCCGGGCAGCCTACCTGGAAATGCTGGGCCGTTATTATATCTGGCGCGGGGAGCATCTGGCCGGCCTGCGGGCCATCCATCAGCTGCTGCGCCTGGCCGCCAAAAAAAGTTTTATTGATTATACAGTAAAAGGGTATCAACAAATTATCTATTGCGGCATCCAGATCCGTAATCCCAAGCTTATCGAACTCTTTGCCAATAAGCTGTTACAGACAGCCCAGGCCGCCAGTCTGGCAGAAAAACAGGCCGTGATCCAGCGGTTCCTGGGGATTGCTTATGCTTTGCGCCGGCAAACAGGCCGGGCAGAGCAATATTATCGCCAGTCGATTGCTTATTATAAGCGTTTGGGAGAAAGACCGGGGGAGTTTAATCTGCATATTGCCGCCGGCTATAACTACATCGGCGATGTAAGGCGCATGGAGGGCAAGCTGGCAGAGGCTCTTTATTATTATGATCAGGCCATCAGGGTTGCCGGCCGCAACCAGAGCAGCGCCGGTGTTGTTATTTTTCTGGTTAATGCCGGCCATGCCGCCTATGACCTGGCGGAATATGGCAAGGCTTTCGCCTATTTGTCGGAGGCTTTGGCCCTGGAGGCGCAGTATGGCGAATATCAGGGCTATTGGTGCCTGCGCAGCTACTGTACGTTGCATTGCCTGCTGGCTTTATTGGCTGTTAAGGATAACTCCCTGCAGCAAGGGCGCAGTTATCTGGAGAAAGCCGATGAATTTCTGCAGCGGTATCATGATCTTTATCAGGCCGGGCTTATTGCCCGGGCCAAGCTGGAGATTGGCGTCAGGATGCAGCAGGATGCCCGGCTGCAAGCCGTTTTTGCCGATTATCTGCCGTTGCCGGTTGAGGAATACTATCGCCATGGGCAAGGGTTCTTTAGTAAAACCGGGAATACATTTGAGCAAATAACACTGGACAAATTATATTTAGCTGCAGGTGGCGGGGGGAAAATCATTTTGCATAATAAAAAACCGGCCCAGGGTTAA
- a CDS encoding urocanate hydratase, giving the protein MVRNCEIGSAMTVKLDNVLPALPVFEPGIRRAPNRGFRLTREQTKVALKNALRYVPEELHAVLAPEFMEELRTLGRIYAYRYMPQEKIAGKPIDAYTGNCVEGKAFQVMIDNNLDPAVALYPYELVTYGETGSVCQNWLQYQLIKKYLAVMTDRQTMVVESGHPLGLFPSKPEAPRVIITNALMIGMFDNQEDWEIAEQMGVANYGQMTAGGWMYIGPQGIVHGTFNTLLTAGRKRLGVAADGDLRGHLFVSSGLGGMSGAQPKAIEIAGGVGIIAEVDYSRIKTRYDQGWVTRISADLDEVFKLAEEYQRKKAPISIAYHGNVVDLLEYAVQNNKHIPLLSDQTSCHVAYDGGYCPQGLSFAERTNLLAADRQQFRKLVDKSLQRHFELIKILAERGTYFFDYGNAFLKAVYDAGVKEVAQNGYDERDGFIFPSYVEDIMGPELFDYGYGPFRWVCLSGDPADLRKTDQAAMACIDPNRRGQDRDNYIWIRDAEQNKLVVGTQARILYQDAEGRLRIALKFNEMVRQQEIGPVMLGRDHHDVSGTDSPFRETANIKDGSNIMADMAVQCFAGNAARGMSLVALHNGGGVGIGKSINGGFGMVLDGSERVDEILRQAMLWDVMGGVARRAWARNEHSMETIVEFNQQYAGKGHATLPYIPEESLIDCIVAKVFAK; this is encoded by the coding sequence ATGGTTCGCAATTGTGAGATTGGCAGTGCCATGACCGTCAAATTGGATAATGTGCTGCCCGCATTACCGGTTTTTGAACCTGGCATTCGCCGTGCACCCAACCGGGGGTTTCGTCTGACCCGGGAACAGACCAAAGTAGCTTTGAAAAATGCGCTGCGCTATGTGCCGGAGGAGCTGCATGCCGTGCTGGCGCCGGAATTTATGGAGGAACTGCGGACACTCGGCCGGATTTACGCTTACCGTTATATGCCGCAAGAAAAAATTGCCGGCAAGCCGATTGATGCCTATACAGGCAACTGTGTGGAAGGCAAGGCCTTTCAGGTAATGATTGACAATAACCTGGACCCGGCGGTTGCGCTTTACCCGTATGAGCTTGTCACTTACGGGGAAACCGGCAGTGTGTGCCAAAACTGGCTGCAGTACCAGCTCATCAAAAAGTATCTGGCAGTCATGACCGACCGGCAGACTATGGTAGTGGAATCAGGTCATCCGCTGGGGTTATTCCCGTCCAAGCCGGAGGCGCCCCGCGTAATTATTACGAATGCGCTCATGATTGGCATGTTTGATAACCAGGAGGACTGGGAGATTGCCGAACAGATGGGGGTGGCCAACTACGGCCAGATGACGGCAGGGGGCTGGATGTATATCGGGCCGCAGGGAATTGTGCACGGCACGTTTAACACTCTGCTTACGGCCGGCCGTAAACGTTTGGGCGTGGCGGCAGATGGCGACCTGCGCGGGCATTTGTTCGTTTCTTCCGGTCTGGGCGGCATGAGCGGTGCCCAGCCGAAAGCGATTGAGATTGCCGGCGGGGTGGGGATTATTGCCGAGGTGGATTATTCCCGGATTAAAACCCGTTATGATCAAGGCTGGGTCACCAGGATTTCGGCCGATTTGGACGAGGTATTCAAGCTGGCCGAAGAGTATCAACGGAAGAAAGCGCCGATTTCTATTGCCTATCATGGCAATGTTGTGGATTTACTGGAGTATGCAGTTCAAAACAACAAGCATATTCCGCTGCTTTCCGACCAGACTTCCTGCCATGTTGCCTATGATGGCGGCTACTGCCCGCAGGGGCTGAGCTTTGCCGAGCGGACAAACCTGCTGGCTGCCGACCGGCAGCAGTTCCGTAAATTGGTTGATAAGAGCCTGCAGCGCCATTTTGAGCTGATTAAGATACTGGCCGAACGGGGAACCTATTTCTTTGATTATGGCAATGCCTTCCTGAAAGCGGTGTATGATGCCGGGGTTAAAGAGGTGGCCCAAAATGGCTATGACGAGCGGGACGGCTTTATTTTCCCTTCTTATGTTGAAGATATCATGGGGCCGGAATTGTTTGATTACGGCTATGGACCATTCCGCTGGGTTTGCCTGAGCGGCGACCCGGCCGATCTGCGCAAGACCGACCAGGCGGCCATGGCCTGTATTGACCCCAACCGGCGCGGCCAGGACCGGGATAATTACATATGGATCCGGGATGCCGAACAAAACAAACTGGTCGTAGGGACGCAGGCCCGGATTTTGTATCAGGATGCGGAAGGACGCCTCCGGATTGCCCTGAAGTTTAACGAGATGGTGCGCCAGCAGGAAATCGGGCCGGTGATGCTGGGCCGGGACCATCATGACGTCAGCGGCACCGACTCACCCTTCCGGGAGACTGCCAATATTAAGGACGGCAGCAATATTATGGCCGATATGGCCGTGCAGTGCTTTGCCGGCAATGCGGCCAGAGGTATGAGCCTGGTTGCTTTGCATAACGGCGGCGGGGTCGGTATCGGTAAATCGATCAATGGCGGTTTTGGCATGGTGCTGGACGGCAGCGAACGGGTTGATGAAATTTTGCGCCAGGCGATGTTATGGGACGTTATGGGCGGGGTAGCCCGCCGGGCCTGGGCCAGAAACGAACATTCGATGGAAACGATTGTCGAATTCAACCAGCAATACGCCGGCAAGGGCCATGCGACACTGCCTTATATCCCGGAGGAAAGCCTGATTGACTGCATTGTCGCCAAAGTGTTTGCCAAGTAG
- the hutI gene encoding imidazolonepropionase — protein MAGKKLLIKHAAELITCAGPAPKQGPAMGDIGMIPDGALLAEDGRISWVGPTAALPALDESQWEVIDAAGQCVLPGFVDSHTHMVFGGYRAEEFFWRLSGTPYLEILERGGGILNTVEATRAASLAELKELAGRRLRSMLAMGVTTVEGKSGYGLDKETELRQLAVMAELNREQPVEIVPTFMGAHAVPPEYKGRTDAYVDYLIAEVLPAVSAQGIAEFCDVFCEQGVFSLAQSRRLLTAAKGLGLKAKLHADEIVALGGAELAAELEACSADHLLQASAAGIAALGKKRTVATLLPMTAFCLREPYARARAMIDSGVAVALATDYNPGSCFSHSIPLVAALAAIQLGMTPAEVVTALTINGAAAVNRADRVGSLEVGKQADAVILEYPSHLFLVYHAGMNLVDKVIKQGQLSWSKADNIDNIHREGKL, from the coding sequence ATGGCAGGAAAAAAATTGCTGATTAAACATGCGGCAGAATTGATTACTTGTGCCGGACCGGCCCCCAAGCAGGGGCCGGCGATGGGGGATATCGGGATGATTCCGGACGGGGCGCTGCTGGCCGAGGATGGCCGGATCAGCTGGGTGGGACCGACGGCCGCACTGCCGGCCCTTGATGAAAGTCAATGGGAGGTTATTGATGCCGCCGGGCAATGCGTGCTGCCGGGGTTTGTTGATTCGCACACCCATATGGTATTTGGCGGCTACCGGGCGGAGGAGTTTTTCTGGCGGTTGAGCGGCACCCCCTACCTGGAAATCCTGGAACGGGGCGGCGGCATCCTGAACACAGTTGAGGCGACCCGGGCGGCCAGTCTGGCGGAGCTGAAAGAGCTGGCCGGGCGGCGTTTGCGCAGCATGCTGGCAATGGGAGTAACTACGGTGGAAGGCAAAAGCGGTTATGGGCTGGATAAGGAGACCGAATTGCGGCAGCTGGCCGTGATGGCCGAACTTAACCGGGAACAGCCGGTGGAGATCGTACCGACCTTTATGGGCGCCCATGCCGTCCCGCCTGAATATAAGGGACGTACCGACGCCTATGTGGACTATCTGATTGCCGAGGTATTGCCGGCCGTGTCCGCGCAAGGGATCGCCGAGTTTTGCGATGTGTTCTGCGAACAGGGGGTTTTCTCGCTGGCCCAGTCGCGGCGGCTGCTGACCGCGGCCAAAGGCCTGGGGCTGAAAGCCAAGCTGCATGCCGATGAGATTGTTGCCCTGGGCGGGGCCGAGCTGGCGGCGGAGCTGGAGGCCTGTTCGGCTGACCATCTGCTGCAGGCCTCTGCTGCCGGCATTGCGGCCTTGGGCAAAAAACGCACCGTGGCTACGCTGCTGCCGATGACTGCTTTTTGCCTGCGTGAGCCGTATGCCCGGGCCCGGGCGATGATTGACAGCGGGGTGGCGGTAGCCCTGGCCACAGATTACAACCCCGGCAGCTGCTTTAGTCATTCCATCCCGCTGGTAGCCGCTTTGGCGGCGATTCAATTAGGTATGACCCCGGCCGAGGTGGTTACGGCGCTGACCATTAACGGTGCCGCCGCAGTCAACCGGGCCGACCGGGTCGGCAGTCTGGAAGTGGGCAAACAGGCCGATGCAGTCATATTGGAATATCCGTCCCATCTGTTCCTGGTTTACCATGCCGGCATGAACCTTGTCGACAAGGTGATTAAGCAGGGACAGCTTAGCTGGAGTAAAGCCGACAATATAGACAATATACATAGAGAAGGGAAGTTATAG
- the ftcD gene encoding glutamate formimidoyltransferase, with protein MAKLVECVPNFSEGRRPEVIAAIVNEVKSVTGVSLFNVNSDGSHNRTVVTFVGEPQAAKLAAFKACAKAAELIDMEQHQGEHPRVGATDVIPFIPVSEVTMEECVQLANELGREIGEKLNIPVYLYEAAAKQAARVKLPDVRKGEYEGLKTAIATPERRPDYGPARMHPAAGATVVGARQFLIAYNINLSTSDVNIAKKIAAAIREAKGGYKFCRAMGVMIEERNMAQVTINMVDYTGTPLHRVFETVKSEAARYGVNVIGSEIVGMVPLQALIDTADFYLRLEGFERKQVLEENL; from the coding sequence GTGGCAAAACTTGTAGAATGCGTACCGAATTTCAGTGAGGGCCGGCGGCCGGAGGTCATTGCGGCGATTGTCAATGAAGTGAAGAGTGTAACCGGCGTCAGCCTGTTTAATGTCAATTCAGACGGCAGTCATAACCGGACGGTGGTAACTTTTGTCGGTGAGCCGCAGGCGGCTAAACTGGCTGCTTTTAAAGCCTGCGCCAAGGCGGCCGAGCTGATTGACATGGAACAGCATCAGGGGGAACATCCGCGGGTTGGGGCCACTGATGTGATTCCGTTTATTCCGGTGAGTGAGGTTACTATGGAAGAATGCGTGCAGCTGGCCAACGAATTGGGGCGGGAAATCGGGGAAAAGCTTAATATCCCGGTATACCTGTATGAAGCGGCTGCCAAACAGGCGGCGCGGGTCAAACTGCCTGATGTCCGCAAAGGCGAGTACGAAGGGCTGAAGACCGCAATTGCCACCCCGGAGCGCCGGCCGGATTACGGCCCGGCCCGGATGCATCCGGCGGCGGGGGCAACCGTTGTCGGTGCCAGGCAGTTTTTAATCGCCTATAACATCAATCTGAGCACAAGTGACGTCAATATTGCCAAAAAGATTGCGGCGGCCATCCGGGAGGCGAAGGGCGGCTATAAATTCTGCCGGGCGATGGGGGTTATGATTGAAGAGCGGAATATGGCGCAGGTAACGATCAATATGGTTGACTATACGGGCACTCCGCTGCACCGGGTATTTGAAACGGTTAAGTCGGAAGCGGCAAGGTACGGCGTAAATGTCATCGGCAGTGAGATTGTGGGCATGGTGCCGCTGCAGGCACTGATCGACACGGCTGATTTCTATCTGCGCCTGGAGGGATTTGAACGTAAGCAGGTATTGGAAGAAAACCTTTAG
- a CDS encoding cyclodeaminase/cyclohydrolase family protein, with amino-acid sequence MLIAMKITEFLEELGSNSPAPGGGSISALAGALGGALTAMVCRLTVGSGKYAEVETEVTALLAEADALSGVLTRYVDADTEAFNKVMAAYKLPKATEAEKLDRSAAIQQAMMYATNLPLEVAACCLKVLTMAVRILAIGNSNAASDAAVAGLMAHAGLHGALYNVKINLGSIKAPGFQQEIQTKMDLIIKEDERLHSELIAVAGKVIG; translated from the coding sequence ATGTTAATTGCAATGAAAATTACCGAGTTTCTGGAGGAACTCGGGTCAAACTCACCGGCTCCGGGCGGCGGCAGTATCTCGGCTCTGGCCGGGGCCCTGGGCGGCGCGTTGACGGCTATGGTCTGCCGTCTGACCGTCGGCAGCGGCAAATATGCCGAGGTGGAAACAGAGGTAACAGCCCTGCTGGCGGAAGCTGATGCGCTGTCAGGGGTGCTGACCCGCTATGTTGATGCCGATACCGAGGCCTTTAACAAGGTAATGGCGGCCTATAAACTCCCCAAAGCAACGGAGGCTGAGAAGCTGGACCGCAGCGCGGCCATTCAGCAGGCGATGATGTATGCCACCAACCTGCCGCTGGAGGTTGCCGCCTGCTGCCTGAAGGTGTTAACAATGGCAGTGCGGATACTGGCCATTGGCAACAGCAACGCGGCCAGCGATGCCGCTGTGGCCGGCCTTATGGCCCATGCCGGCCTGCATGGCGCCCTGTATAATGTAAAGATTAATTTAGGCAGTATAAAAGCGCCAGGCTTCCAACAGGAGATTCAAACGAAAATGGACCTTATCATCAAAGAGGACGAGCGCCTGCACAGCGAGCTTATCGCCGTGGCCGGCAAGGTGATCGGCTAA
- a CDS encoding 4Fe-4S dicluster domain-containing protein gives MNELAEVRVFGEKCKSCGLCVAVCPRQVLAIGDKANSRGYYTVVAADQENCAGCALCGLMCPDIALEVYKES, from the coding sequence GTGAATGAATTGGCTGAAGTCCGGGTATTTGGTGAAAAATGTAAAAGCTGTGGTCTCTGTGTGGCCGTGTGTCCGCGTCAGGTACTGGCGATAGGCGATAAAGCAAATTCCAGGGGCTATTATACTGTCGTTGCTGCCGACCAAGAAAACTGTGCGGGCTGCGCCCTGTGCGGCCTGATGTGTCCTGATATTGCCTTAGAGGTGTACAAAGAGTCCTAA
- the vorB gene encoding 3-methyl-2-oxobutanoate dehydrogenase subunit VorB produces MKKKLIKGNEAIAEAAIKAGCKLFFGYPITPSTEIVEYLSKHLPKAGGTLLQGEDEIASINMCYGAACTGARVMTASSSPGYSLKQEGLSYLAAAELPVVVVNINRTGPGLGGLGPCQSDYFQCTKGGGHGDYRLLVLAPSKGQEMYDYTLAAFDLADKYRNPVLILADGFLGQMMEPIVLKDRPDAELPVKDWVTDGCLGRAKRKIASYSLTNEIGEQNNLYWEGKYQAIREQEQRWEEFRTDDADYLIAAYGTCARIAKTVVLQARARGIKLGLVRPITLWPFPEKAFAPYRGKVKGVLTVELNTGQMIEDVRLALECSVPVSLHRRLGGMLPHEDEVLAALIQQFNIPLDREV; encoded by the coding sequence ATGAAGAAAAAGTTGATCAAAGGCAATGAGGCCATTGCCGAGGCCGCCATAAAGGCAGGCTGTAAGCTGTTTTTTGGTTATCCGATTACCCCTTCTACCGAGATCGTGGAATATTTGTCAAAACATTTGCCTAAAGCCGGCGGCACCCTGCTGCAGGGCGAAGATGAGATTGCCTCAATTAATATGTGCTACGGCGCGGCCTGTACAGGGGCCAGGGTTATGACCGCCTCCTCCAGCCCCGGCTACAGTCTGAAGCAGGAAGGGTTGTCTTATCTGGCCGCGGCTGAACTGCCTGTCGTTGTCGTCAATATTAACAGGACGGGCCCCGGTCTGGGCGGACTTGGTCCCTGCCAGTCCGATTATTTCCAATGTACCAAGGGCGGTGGTCATGGCGACTATCGTCTGCTGGTGCTGGCCCCGTCCAAAGGCCAGGAAATGTATGATTATACGCTGGCGGCTTTTGACCTGGCCGATAAGTACCGGAATCCGGTATTGATCCTGGCCGACGGCTTTTTAGGGCAGATGATGGAGCCGATTGTGCTTAAAGACCGGCCTGATGCTGAGCTGCCGGTCAAGGACTGGGTGACGGACGGCTGCCTGGGCCGGGCTAAGCGCAAGATTGCCAGCTATTCATTGACCAATGAAATCGGGGAACAAAATAATCTCTATTGGGAAGGAAAATATCAGGCGATCAGGGAACAGGAGCAGCGCTGGGAAGAATTCCGCACTGACGACGCCGATTATCTGATCGCTGCCTACGGCACCTGCGCCAGAATTGCCAAAACGGTCGTGTTGCAGGCCCGGGCCAGGGGGATTAAATTAGGTCTTGTCCGCCCCATTACGCTGTGGCCGTTTCCGGAGAAAGCGTTTGCACCGTACCGGGGGAAAGTTAAAGGCGTGCTTACGGTCGAGCTGAATACGGGCCAAATGATTGAGGATGTGAGACTGGCACTGGAATGCAGTGTCCCTGTCAGTCTGCACCGGCGCTTGGGCGGTATGCTGCCCCATGAGGATGAGGTCCTGGCGGCGCTTATTCAGCAATTCAATATTCCCCTGGACCGGGAGGTGTAG
- a CDS encoding thiamine pyrophosphate-dependent enzyme, whose amino-acid sequence MEKIFGKTKGLTDVPFHYCPGCTHGIIHRLIGEVMEELDIIGKTIGVAPVGCAGFSLDFFSCDFVGAAHGRAQAVGTGIKRAQPDKLVFTYQGDGDIAAIGTAHAIHVAARGEKITSIMVNNAVFGMTGGQMAPTTLAGQITTTSPYGRDPGLVGAPVDLPKTIATLNGAVYVAAVAVDSPKNIMQAKKALKRAFQVQQLGLGFAFVSILSTCPTNWGLSPVDSLAWLRENMLPVYQMGELKVPEEVKRL is encoded by the coding sequence ATGGAGAAGATATTTGGCAAAACCAAAGGCCTGACTGATGTACCCTTTCACTATTGCCCTGGCTGTACCCATGGCATCATCCACCGTCTGATCGGTGAAGTTATGGAAGAGCTTGATATTATTGGCAAAACTATCGGTGTGGCCCCGGTGGGCTGTGCCGGTTTTTCCCTTGATTTTTTCAGCTGCGACTTTGTCGGTGCGGCCCACGGCCGGGCCCAGGCCGTAGGCACCGGCATCAAACGGGCGCAGCCTGACAAGCTTGTGTTCACCTATCAGGGCGATGGCGATATTGCTGCCATTGGGACTGCCCATGCCATTCATGTGGCGGCCAGGGGTGAAAAGATTACCTCGATTATGGTTAATAATGCGGTTTTTGGCATGACCGGCGGCCAGATGGCGCCTACCACCCTGGCCGGACAGATAACGACAACAAGCCCTTATGGCCGAGACCCGGGCCTGGTCGGAGCACCCGTAGACCTGCCTAAAACCATTGCCACTTTAAATGGTGCCGTGTATGTGGCGGCCGTGGCGGTAGACTCTCCCAAAAACATTATGCAGGCCAAGAAAGCGCTTAAGCGCGCCTTCCAGGTACAGCAGCTGGGGCTGGGGTTTGCTTTTGTCAGCATATTATCCACCTGCCCGACTAACTGGGGCCTGTCACCGGTTGACAGCCTGGCCTGGCTCCGGGAAAACATGCTGCCTGTTTATCAAATGGGAGAGCTCAAAGTACCGGAGGAGGTTAAAAGGCTATGA
- a CDS encoding 2-oxoacid:acceptor oxidoreductase family protein, translated as MMDKILLAGFGGQGVMFIGKVLAYSGMAAGHEVCWIPSYGPEMRGGTANCSVLVADEEIHSPVISQADAGIVLNQPSYDRFLARIKPGGTLVANSSIVALTPKREDITVIAVEATELANEIGNSSLANMVCLGALLPALSLINLDSVQKAMAEVIGKKKPELYDLNVAAISKGMNR; from the coding sequence ATGATGGACAAAATACTCTTAGCTGGTTTTGGTGGTCAGGGAGTCATGTTTATCGGCAAAGTTCTGGCCTATTCAGGCATGGCAGCCGGCCATGAGGTCTGCTGGATTCCCTCCTATGGACCGGAGATGCGGGGCGGAACAGCCAATTGCTCGGTGCTTGTTGCTGACGAAGAGATTCATTCACCGGTCATAAGTCAGGCTGATGCCGGGATTGTTTTAAATCAACCCTCCTATGACCGGTTTTTGGCGCGCATCAAACCGGGGGGCACCCTGGTAGCCAACAGTTCGATTGTGGCCTTAACCCCTAAACGGGAGGATATTACTGTTATTGCTGTGGAGGCCACGGAACTGGCGAATGAAATTGGCAACTCCAGCCTGGCCAACATGGTATGTCTGGGGGCTTTGCTGCCGGCGCTTTCGCTCATTAACCTGGATAGTGTGCAAAAAGCTATGGCTGAGGTAATTGGTAAGAAAAAGCCGGAGTTATATGATTTGAACGTCGCCGCCATCAGCAAAGGCATGAACCGGTAA